A window from Gossypium raimondii isolate GPD5lz chromosome 7, ASM2569854v1, whole genome shotgun sequence encodes these proteins:
- the LOC105797779 gene encoding elongation factor G-1, mitochondrial has protein sequence MARFQRSAVPRLLYTLYSTKAAPYCSPSPTAALLLGNFEVRHFAAGNVARAKDDKEPWWKESMERLRNIGISAHIDSGKTTLTERVLYYTGRIHEIHEVRGKDGVGAKMDSMDLEREKGITIQSAATYCTWKDYQINIIDTPGHVDFTIEVERALRVLDGAILVLCSVGGVQSQSITVDRQMRRYEVPRLAFINKLDRMGADPWKVLNQARSKLRHHTAAVQVPIGLEENFKGLIDLVQLKAYYFHGSSGEKVVSEGIPADMEAIVAEKRRELIEVVSEVDDKLAEAFLNDEPISPADLEEAVRRATIARKFVPVFMGSAFKNKGVQPLLDGVLSYLPCPIEVSNYALDQTKNEEKVMLPGTPDGPLVALAFKLEEGRFGQLTYLRVYEGVVRKGDFIVNVNTGKKIKVPRLVRMHSNEMEDIQEAHAGQIVAVFGVDCASGDTFTNGSVKYTMTSMNVPEPVMSLAVQPVSKDSGGQFSKALNRFQREDPTFRVGLDAESGQTIISGMGELHLDIYVERIRREYKVDATVGKPRVNFRETITQRAEFDYLHKKQSGGQGQYGRVCGYVEPLPPGSPIKFEFENMIVGQAIPSNFIPAIEKGFKEAANSGSLIGHPVENIRVVITDGASHAVDSSELAFKLASIYAFRQCYSAARPVILEPIMLVELKVPTEFQGTVAGDINKRKGVIVGNDQDGDDSVITANVPLNNMFGYSTALRSMTQGKGEFTMEYKEHSPVSQDVQMQLVNTHKANKAVE, from the exons ATGGCGCGATTCCAAAGATCCGCAGTCCCGCGCCTCCTTTACACCTTGTACTCCACCAAAGCGGCGCCCTACTGTTCCCCCTCCCCGACCGCCGCCCTCCTCCTGGGGAACTTCGAGGTCCGTCATTTCGCTGCTGGCAACGTCGCGCGAGCAAAGGACGACAAAGAACCATGGTGGAAAGAGTCCATGGAACGACTCCGAAACATCGGAATCTCCGCTCACATCGACTCGGGAAAGACCACACTGACAGAGCGGGTTCTCTATTATACCGGCCGGATCCACGAGATCCACGAGGTTCGCGGGAAAGACGGCGTCGGAGCAAAGATGGATTCCATGGATTTAGAAAGAGAGAAAGGAATTACTATCCAATCTGCTGCCACGTATTGCACCTGGAAAGATTACCAG ATTAATATAATCGATACGCCTGGTCACGTTGATTTTACGATTGAAGTCGAGAGGGCGCTGCGTGTTCTTGACGGTGCCATTTTAGTTCTGTGTAGCGTTGGTGGTGTACAAAGTCAGTCAATTACTGTTGATCGGCAAATGAGAAGATACGAGGTGCCAAGACTCGCATTTATTAACAAGCTCGATCGAATGGGAGCTGATCCATGGAAAGTTCTCAACCAG GCAAGGTCTAAGCTTCGGCATCATACTGCGGCTGTGCAAGTTCCAATTGGTTTGGAAGAAAACTTTAAGGGACTTATCGACCTTGTGCAGCTAAAAGCTTATTATTTTCATGGTTCCAGCGG AGAAAAAGTTGTGTCTGAGGGTATACCAGCAGATATGGAAGCCATAGTTGCAGAAAAGAGACGTGAACTAATAGAAGTGGTTTCTGAAGTGGATGATAAACTAGCTGAAGCATTTCTAAATGATGAGCCTATTTCCCCTGCTGATCTTGAG GAAGCAGTTCGTAGGGCAACCATAGCACGGAAGTTTGTTCCTGTATTCATGGGTAGTGCATTCAAAAACAAg GGTGTACAACCGCTTTTAGATGGTGTCCTTAGTTACTTGCCATGCCCAATTGAAGTCAGTAACTATGCTCTTGATCAAACAAAGAATGAAGAAAAG GTAATGTTGCCTGGAACCCCAGATGGACCACTTGTAGCATTAGCTTTTAAGTTGGAGGAAGGGCGGTTTGGTCAGCTAACATATCTGAG AGTCTACGAGGGTGTGGTTCGGAAGGGTGATTTTATAGTCAACGTAAATACAGGAAAGAAGATtaag GTGCCTCGTTTGGTTCGGATGCATTCTAATGAAATGGAG GACATTCAAGAGGCACATGCTGGGCAAATAGTTGCAGTTTTTGGTGTAGATTGTGCTTCAG GTGACACATTTACAAATGGGTCTGTCAAATACACCATGACTTCTATGAATGTCCCTGAGCCAGTGATGTCATTAGCTGTTCAACCAGTTTCGAAGGACTCTGGCGGGCAA TTTTCAAAGGCATTGAATCGTTTCCAGAGAGAGGATCCTACATTCCGTGTGGGCTTGGATGCAGAAAGTGGGCAG ACAATTATCTCTGGAATGGGAGAGCTTCATTTggatatatatgtggaaaggaTCCGGAGAGAATACAAG GTTGATGCAACTGTTGGAAAGCCTCGTGTGAATTTCAGGGAGACTATAACTCAACGTGCTGAATTTGATTATCTACATAAGAAGCAATCTGGAGGACAGGGTCAATATGGACGAGTGTGTGG GTATGTTGAACCACTTCCGCCTGGGTCTCCaattaagtttgaatttgagaACATGATTGTTGGACAAGCTATACCATCAAATTTTATTCCTGCGATTGAGAAGGGTTTCAAAGAAGCTGCAAATTC AGGTTCATTAATTGGACATCCAGTTGAAAATATCCGGGTTGTCATAACTGACGGTGCTTCTCATGCGGTAGATTCTAGTGAGCTTGCATTTAAGTTGGCTTCTATCTATGCTTTCAGACAG TGTTATAGTGCTGCTAGGCCTGTGATATTGGAACCTATTATGTTGGTTGAGTTAAAAGTACCGACAGAATTTCAGGGTACAGTAGCTGGTGATATTAACAA GAGGAAAGGTGTTATAGTTGGAAATGATCAAGATGGGGATGATTCTGTAATTACTGCCAAT GTACCATTGAACAATATGTTTGGTTACTCAACAGCACTTCGTTCAATGACACAG GGTAAAGGTGAGTTCACCATGGAATACAAGGAGCATTCACCAGTTTCTCAGGATGTGCAAATGCAGTTAGTGAACACACACAAGGCCAATAAAGCAGTAGAATGA